The DNA sequence GGCGGGCCGGGCTCCCACCTTGGACGAGCCGTTCAGGGGGTCGCCGGCCGCGCGCTGGAGCGACGGAACGGCGGGCATCCATCTGCCCGAGGCGCGGGCGACCGGCTGGATGAACAGGGCGGAGGTCGCGGAAGCGCTCGCGAAGACCCGGGACTTCCTCGCCGCGTCCAGCCTCGACCCCGCCGTACTGCGCGGCGAGCGGCCGGACCGGGCCATCGCGCTGATCAACCCGCACCAGTCGGACGTGCGGGGCTTCCTTGACAAGGCGTTCCGCGCGCCCGACCGCGAGAACGACCCGCTCCTGCTGTTCAGCCGCTTCCGGTCCTCCGACGTGCGACCGGCCGGGGACGTGGTCAAGACGCGCGGCCGGGTCACCTTCCGGGAGGGCGAGCGCGGTGCGGTGGAGGTGTCCACCGACGTCACCTACGTCTACCCGGTCGTGCGGGCCGCGAGGGGCAGCAGCGAGGTCGCGCGGACCATCGTGCGCCGTGAGGTGGTGATGAGCTGGGACGACCCGGCGAAGATCGTGACGGAGCCGGGGACTTTCTCCCTCGTCTCCTACAAGGTGGACACCACCAACGGCGGTTGTGACACCTACACCGGCTATCTGACCCCCGCGTTCCTCGCCGAGCGCGCCGTCGCCGAAGCGGGCGACGGCGCCGTGGTCGACCCGTACGACCGGAGCACCTCGATGGAGGAGCGGATGCGCGCCGGCGACGACGAGGGCTGCGGAACCGCCACCCGCTCCTGACCCCGGGACGGTCCGCGCTGCGCTCGGGAGCGTCCCGGGGGGGCGCCGCGAAGCAGGCTCTGTTTGGCGGTGCCGCCCCTGCGGAGTCCCGCGAGGCCGCCTGTCCGTGGCGCTGCCCCGGCGGAGCCACCCCTTCCCCCCGATCGGGTGAGCGTCGCCGTACTCCGGTCCCGGGCGGGTTCACCTCGCCCGGGACCGGCCCTCCGGCGAGCCCTCGCCCCGCGTTCCTGGCCCTGGCCCTGGCGCCGTGGTGAGCCCCCGTCGGCCGCCGCTCGACGCTCCGACGCCCAGACGTCCCGAACATCCCGATATGCCCGACCGCGTGAAACGCCTTAGCCTGCTGACACTGCTCGGATAGTCGACAGCCGGCGCCGTCGGCGGAGGGCGAGCTTCCATGGCTGAACTACGCAGGAAGTCCGGATTGCTCGGCGAGTTGTCCGCCGAGTTCGCGGGCACGATGATCCTCATCCTCTTCGGATGCGGCGTCGTCGCCCAGGTGGTGGCGGGCGGAGCCCTGACCGATCCCCCCGGCGGCCTCGGGGACCACGACAGCATCGCCTGGGCGTGGGGGCTGGGCGTCACGCTGGGCGTCTATGTGGCGGCGCGGCTGAGCGGGGCCCACATCAATCCCGCGGTGACGCTCGCGCTGGCCGTGTTCAAGGGGTTCCCGTGGAGCAAGGTGGCGCCCTACGCGCTGGCGCAGACGGCAGGTGCGTTCGTGGCCGCGCTCCTCGTCCGGTGGAACTACAGCGAGGCGCTGGCGAAGGCGGACCCCGGGCACACCCTCAAGACGCAGGGGGTGTTCTCCACGCTGCCGGGCAACGGCAACCCCGCCCTGCCGGTCCACGAGTGGGGCGCGTTCCGCGACCAGGTCATCGGCACCGCCATCCTGCTGCTGCTGATCCTGGCCATCACCGACATGCTGAACACCCCGCCCGGCGCGAACCTGGGCCCCTTCATCATCGGACTGATCGTGGTCGCGATCGGTATGGCCTGGGGAACCAACGCGGGCTACGCGATCAACCCGGCCCGCGACTTCGGCCCCCGGCTGGCGAGCTTCCTCACCGGCTACGGCGGGGCGTGGCGGGACCAGTACGGGAATCTCTACTTCTGGGTGCCCATCCTCGGCCCCCTGGTCGGCGGCCTGCTGGGGGCGGGGCTCTACAAGGCCCTCGTGGGACGCTTCCTGCCGTCCGCCGCACCCGAACCGCCGGGGCGTGTCCCGGCGGCCTCCAAGGACTGACGACACCGGCCGGAGAGGCGACACATCATGGCGGACTTCATCGGCGCGGTGGACCAGGGGACCACCAGCACCCGGTTCATGATCTTCGATCACGGCGGCAACGAGGTCGCCAAGCACCAGCTGGAGCACGAGCAGATCCTGCCCCGTTCCGGCTGGGTGGAGCACGACCCCGTGGAGATCTGGGAGCGCACCAACTCGGTGATGCAGAACGCCCTGCGGCACGGCGGCCTGTCGCCGAGCGACCTGGCGGCCATCGGGATCACCAACCAGCG is a window from the Streptomyces sp. MMBL 11-1 genome containing:
- a CDS encoding MIP/aquaporin family protein — translated: MAELRRKSGLLGELSAEFAGTMILILFGCGVVAQVVAGGALTDPPGGLGDHDSIAWAWGLGVTLGVYVAARLSGAHINPAVTLALAVFKGFPWSKVAPYALAQTAGAFVAALLVRWNYSEALAKADPGHTLKTQGVFSTLPGNGNPALPVHEWGAFRDQVIGTAILLLLILAITDMLNTPPGANLGPFIIGLIVVAIGMAWGTNAGYAINPARDFGPRLASFLTGYGGAWRDQYGNLYFWVPILGPLVGGLLGAGLYKALVGRFLPSAAPEPPGRVPAASKD